The following are encoded in a window of Anoplopoma fimbria isolate UVic2021 breed Golden Eagle Sablefish chromosome 3, Afim_UVic_2022, whole genome shotgun sequence genomic DNA:
- the LOC129116806 gene encoding dnaJ homolog subfamily C member 5-like, with translation MSDGRQRTLSTCGESLYQVLSLEKGCSHDDIKKSYRKLALRFHPDKNPDNPEAAEKFKELNSAHAVLSDLTKRNIYDSYGSLGLYVAQQFGEDNVNTYFMLSTWWAKGLFLVCGVLTGCYCCCCLCCCCNCCFGKLKPTPTGEGAGPDYVSPDDLEEEIRNDPDDDVETPIVQQPTNASEKTQLITDGHRRYGDTYT, from the exons ATGTCTGACGGGAGGCAGCGAACTTTGTCCACCTGTGGAGAGTCTCTGTATCAGGTCCTCAGTCTGGAGAAAGGCTGCAGCCATGACGACATCAAGAAGTCCTACag GAAGCTGGCGTTGCGGTTCCACCCTGATAAGAACCCGGACAACCCGGAGGCGGCGGAGAAGTTTAAGGAGCTGAACAGCGCCCATGCCGTCCTGTCCGACCTCACCAAGAGGAACATCTACGACTCGTACGGATCTCTGGGGCTCTACGTCGCCCAGCAGTTCGGAGAGGACAACGTCAACACCTACTTCATGCTGTCCACCTGGTGGGCCAAG GGTCTGTTCCTGGTCTGTGGGGTCCTGACCGGgtgttactgctgctgctgtctctgctgctgctgtaactGTTGCTTTGGAAAACTGAAGCCGACGCCCACaggtgagggggcggggcctgaCTACGTCTCCCCTGacgacctggaggaggagatacGCAACGACCCCGACGACG acgTTGAGACTCCGATCGTTCAGCAGCCGACGAACGCCAGCGAGAAAACTCAGCTGATCACCGACGGACACCGCCGATACGGAGACACCTACACATGA
- the LOC129116817 gene encoding corticoliberin-like, with protein sequence MKMKVLLWVVVLLGVVLPRSADCRPVDSPAGRRLLLPQPLLLHLGEEFSLRVGGGGGSSSAPGLLSSSSSAVNRAQAQEVEEQEEAVEKGRRSEEPPISLDLTFHLLRGVLEMARAEQIAQQADSNRKMMDAFGK encoded by the coding sequence atgaagatgaaggtgttgTTGTGGGTCGTGGTTCTGCTCGGCGTCGTCCTCCCCCGCTCTGCTGACTGTCGACCCGTTGACTCCCCCGCCGGCCGCCGCCTGCTCCTCCCCCAACCGCTGCTGCTCCACCTGGGGGAGGAGTTCTCCCTCCGagtgggaggaggtggaggatcctcctctgctccgggcctcctctcctcctcatcttcggCGGTGAACCGGGCTCAGGctcaggaggtggaggagcaggaggaggccgtggagaaggggaggaggtCAGAGGAGCCTCCCATTTCTCTGGATCTGACCTTCCACCTGCTCAGAGGAGTTCTGGAGATGGCCCGGGCCGAGCAGATCGCCCAGCAGGCCGACAGCAACCGCAAGATGATGGACGCCTTCGGGAAGTGA
- the slc4a2a gene encoding anion exchange protein 2a, giving the protein MSHHQDDGGLSASPSPRPPPRGHIDEEEEDLNKVFDVQGFQQILGPAARSPPEQRRVYDEQDFEDHRHFSLHVHHPLSKPPADSRRKRTNEGRKEVRRGSAPNTAATIEEDQEEEEGEEESYSQNDGEERRTTTPTSDALTISSNHNGLSPGCIMTSVAADDADEAETLMSVDLDGIKSHRLDNVPAVRRHLVKRSSRGPIVHVTKDQISSQTQSQLQHLQHLQPDRTPHEVFVELNELVIDRNQELQWRETARWIKFEEEVEEETERWGRPHIASLSFRSLLELRKTISHGAVLLDLKQNTLPGIAQQVVEQMVISDQIKAEDRANVLRALLLRHSHPSDEKDHSLFSKYISAANMAALMDRHNGQSESSIHLTNHREADGEKSKKEDLPISLSRSKHEVKLMEKIPERAEATVVLVGSVGFLEQPSMAFVRLQEAVLLESVLEVPVPVRFLFLLLGPPTANIDYHQIGRSISTLMSDKLFHEAAYQADDRQDLLAAINRFLDCSIVLPPSDVGGEELLRSVARFQREMLRKREEQSSKLQEKQSSIQQDEDSLVPSKPGDEPLRRSGRLFGGLIKDLTRRYPQYLSDIRDALNPQCMAAIIFIYFAALSPAITFGGLLGEKTEGLIGVSELIVATAMQGIVFSVLGAQPLLVIGFSGPLLVFEEAFYTFCKDNGIEYLTGRVWIGFWLVLIVLLTVAFEGSILVRFVSRFTQEIFSFLISLIFIYETFAKLVKIFQEHPLQNCFHGNNTVSPSLCNYTAAAGNSGKVLGEPNTALLSFLLMVGTYFIAFYLRKFKNSSFFPGRLRRIIGDFGVPIAILLMVLVDYSVEDTYTQKLNVPSGFSVSSPEKRGWLISPLGSDGEFPVWMMAASILPAILVFILIFMESQITALIVSKKERMLVKGTGFHLDLLIIVVVGGVSALFGLPWLSAATVRSVTHTNALTVMSKAVAPGDKPRIQEVKEQRVTGFLVAVLVGLSIVIGEVLRKIPLAVLFGIFLYMGVMSLNGIQLTERLILLLMPPKYHPDHNYVRKVRTLRMHLFTVVQLTCLSLLWVVMATAAALAFPFMLLLTIPVRMLLLPRLFTRRELQSLDADDAEPHLEEKEGQDEYSQLQMPV; this is encoded by the exons ATGAGCCACCATCAGGACGACGGCGGTCTGTCTGCA tctccgtctcctcgtcctcctccacgTGGCCATattgatgaagaagaggaggacctGAACAAGGTCTTTGATGTTCAGGGTTTTCAGCAGATCCTTGGTCCTGCAGCTCGCAGCCCGCCGGAGCAAAGAAGAGTCTATGATGAGCAGGACTTTGAGG ATCACCGTCACTTTTCCCTCCACGTCCATCACCCTCTGTCCAAACCGCCCGCTGACAGCCGGAGGAAGAGGACCAatgaggggaggaaggaggtgaggCGAGGCTCCGCCCCTAACACTGCAGCCACCATAGAAGAAgaccaggaggaagaggagggtgaggaagaGTCCTACAGTCAAaatgatggagaggagaggcgaACAACCACGCCAACCAG TGACGCTCTAACCATCTCGTCCAATCACAACGGTCTTTCACCTGGTTGCATCATGACGAGCGTTGCTGCTGACGACGCTGACGAGGCAGAAACGCTGATGAGTGTCGACCTGGACGGCATCAAGA GTCACCGATTGGACAATGTTCCGGCAGTGAGGCGTCACCTGGTGAAGCGGAGCTCCAGAGGGCCGATCGTCCACGTCACCAAAGATCAGATCAGCAGCCAAACTCAGTCACAACTCCAACACCTCCAACACCTCCAACCAGACCGAACACCTCATGAG gtgttTGTGGAGCTGAACGAGCTGGTGATCGACAGGAACCAGGAGCTGCAGTGGAGGGAGACGGCTCGATGGATCAAgtttgaggaggaggtggaggaggagacagagcgCTGGGGGAGACCACACATCGCCTCCCTGTCCTTCCGCTCCCTGCTGGAGCTCCGGAAAACCATCTCCCACG GGGCGGTGCTCCTGGATCTGAAACAGAATACTCTGCCGGGGATCGCTCAGCAGGTGGTGGAGCAGATGGTGATCTCAGATCAGATCAAAGCTGAAGACCGAGCCAACGTCCTCCGAGCTCTGCTGCTCAGACACAG TCACCCCAGTGATGAGAAAGATCACAGCTTGTTCAGCAAGTACATTTCTGCAGCCAACATGGCCGCCTTGATGGACAGACACAACGGCCAATCAGAGTCCTCCATCCATCTGACGAATCACAGAGAGGCTGACGGAGAGAAGTCCAAA aaagaagacctgcccatcagtctctCCAGATCCAAACATGAAGTGAAGCTGATGGAGAAGATCCCAGAGAGAGCTGAGGCCACCGTGGTCCTCGTGG GCAGTGTGGGCTTCCTGGAGCAGCCGTCCATGGCGTTTGTGCGTCTGCAGGAGGCGGTCCTGCTGGAGTCCGTCCTGGAGGTTCCTGTCCCTGTAAGGTTCCTTTTCCTTCTGCTGGGCCCGCCTACCGCCAACATAGACTACCACCAGATTGGACGCTCCATCTCCACGCTTATGTCCGACAAG CTCTTCCACGAGGCGGCGTACCAGGCGGACGACCGCCAAGACCTTCTGGCGGCCATCAACCGGTTCTTGGACTGTAGCAtcgtcctccctccctctgatGTCGGCGGCGAGGAGCTGCTCCGCTCGGTCGCCCGCTTCCAACGAGAAATGCTCCGAAAgagggaggagcagagcagcaaACTGCAGGAGAAACAGAGCAGCATTCAGCAGGACGAAG ACTCCCTCGTTCCCTCCAAACCCGGTGATGAGCCCCTGAGGAGATCGGGCCGTCTTTTTGGAGGTCTGATCAAAGACCTGACTCGACGCTACCCTCAGTACCTCAGCGACATCCGAGATGCTCTGAACCCTCAGTGCATGGCAGCCATCATCTTCATCTACTTTGCCGCGCTGTCGCCTGCCATCACCTTTGGAGGACTTCTGG GGGAGAAAACAGAGGGTCTGATTGGTGTGTCAGAGCTGATAGTTGCCACGGCGATGCAGGGCATAGTGTTCAGTGTGCTGGGTGCTCAGCCTTTGCTGGTGATCGGCTTCTCTGGACCATTGCTGGTGTTTGAAGAGGCATTTTACACG tTTTGTAAAGACAATGGGATCGAGTATCTGACGGGTCGGGTCTGGATCGGTTTCTGGCTGGTGCTCATTGTTCTCCTCACCGTGGCCTTCGAGGGAAGCATCCTGGTTCGCTTTGTCTCACGTTTCACTCAGGAGATCTTCTCCTTCCTCATCTCCCTCATCTTCATCTATGAGACCTTCGCCAAACTAGTCAAG ATATTTCAGGAGCATCCTCTCCAAAactgtttccatggaaacaacACAGTATCTCCATCTCTGTGCAACTACACTGCAGCTGCCGGGAATTCAGGGAAGGTTCTTGGAGAACCAAACACAGCTCTGCTGTCATTTCTTCTCATGGTGGGAACATATTTCATCGCCTTCTACCTGCGCAAGTTCAAGAACAGCTCCTTCTTCCCCGGCAGG ctcCGTAGGATCATTGGAGACTTTGGTGTCCCCATTGCTATCCTCCTCATGGTTCTGGTGGACTACAGCGTGGAGGACACCTACACCCAG AAACTGAACGTACCCAGTGGATTCTCAGTGTCCAGTCCGGAGAAGCGTGGTTGGTTGATCTCTCCTCTGGGGTCGGACGGGGAGTTTCCTGTTTGGATGATGGCTGCCAGCATCCTGCCAGCGATCCttgtcttcatcctcatcttcatggAGTCCCAGATCACAGC GCTGATTGTCAGTAAGAAGGAGAGGATGCTGGTGAAGGGAACTGGTTTCCACCTGGATCTCCTCATCATCGTGGTGGTGGGTGGAGTCTCAGCGTTGTTTGGTCTGCCCTGGTTATCGGCTGCCACAGTTCGCTCCGTCACCCACACCAACGCTCTCACTGTCATGAGCAAAGCCGTCGCCCCTGGAGACAAGCCCCGCATCCAGGAGGTCAAGGAGCAGCGGGTGACAGGCTTCCTGGTGGCTGTTTTAGTGG GTCTGTCCATTGTGATCGGGGAGGTTCTGCGTAAGATCCCTCTGGCGGTTCTGTTTGGGATCTTCCTCTACATGGGTGTGATGTCGCTTAATGGGATCCAGCTCACTGAGCGACTTATCTTGCTGCTGATGCCTCCAAAGTACCACCCTGACCACAACTACGTCCGCAAG GTGAGGACGTTGAGGATGCACCTGTTCACTGTCGTCCagctgacctgtctgtctctcctgtggGTCGTCATGGCAACAGCGGCGGCGCTGGCGTTCCccttcatgctgctgctgaccATCCCGGtgaggatgctgctgctgcctcgCCTCTTCACCcgcagagagctgcagagt TTGGATGCCGACGATGCAGAGCCTCacctggaggagaaggagggccAGGACGAGTACTCACAGCTGCAGATGCCCGTGTGA
- the LOC129116839 gene encoding E3 ubiquitin-protein ligase TRIM63-like: MESLEKQLICPICLEMFTKPVVILPCQHNLCRKCANDVFQASNPYLSTRSGSTVTSGGRFRCPSCRHEVVLDRHGVYGLQRNLLVENIIDMYKQGSTSRPVPEEKLEQPMCETHEEEKINIYCVSCSVPTCSLCKVFGAHKDCEVAPLDNVFHKQKVTLTDCISMLVGNNERTQFIISQLEETCTDVNENGRRQKSKVCETFDHLFALLEERKGEMTLRINCEQEEKLDYIRGLRRKYTDHLESTAKLLETAIQTMDESEMAGFLQTTKPLLQKIVEGTNTSHLDKVQHGYENMEHFTANFELQSGALMKVDFIKHDEDDDDDEEEAPEVRVPTSANQPPPLSPVQPAGLQLTAPPPQRPSETPPTMTSQSKNPTPSTSQAPPPQRPSETPPTMTSQSKNPTPSTSQAPPPQRPSETPPTMTSQSKNPTPSTSQAPPPLPNPSASPASQSDQQNESEDRDGPKHVFSFSWLNQK, from the exons atGGAGAGTCTGGAGAAGCAGCTCATCTGTCCCATCTGTCTGGAGATGTTCACCAAGCCGGTGGTCATCCTGCCCTGCCAGCACAACCTCTGCCGCAAGTGTGCCAACGACGTGTTccag GCGTCCAACCCCTACCTGTCGACGAGGAGCGGCTCCACGGTGACATCCGGCGGTCGTTTCCGTTGCCCGTCCTGCCGACATGAGGTGGTTCTGGATCGACACGGAGTCTACGGACTGCAGAGGAACCTGCTGGTGGAGAACATCATCGACATGTACAAACAGGGAAgcaccag TAGACCGGTCCcagaggagaagctggagcagcCGATGTGTGAGACACATGAAGAGGAGAAGATCAACATCTACTGCGTCTCCTGCAGCGTTCCCACCTGTTCTCTGTGCAAAGTGTTCGGAGCTCACAAAGACTGTGAGGTCGCTCCGCTGGACAACGTCTTCCACAAGCAGAAGGTGAC gttgacTGACTGTATCTCCATGTTGGTTGGAAACAATGAGAGGACTCAGTTCATCATCAGTCAGCTGGAGGAAACCTGCACAGACGTCAAC GAGAACGGTCGCAGACAGAAGTCGAAGGTGTGCGAGACGTTCGATCACCTGTTTGctctgctggaggagaggaaaggtgaGATGACTCTGAGGATCAACTgtgagcaggaggagaagctcgACTATATCAGAGGTCTGAGGAGGAAGTACACCGATCACCTGGAGAGCACCGCCAAGCTGCTGGAGACCGCCATCCAGACCATGGACGAGTCCGAGATGGCCGGGTTCCTGCAG ACGACCAAACCTCTGCTACAGAA GATCGTGGAGGGCACCAACACGTCTCACCTGGATAAAGTCCAACATGGCTACGAGAACATGGAGCACTTCACCGCTAACTTTGAGCTTCAGAGTGGAGCGCTGATGAAGGTCGACTTCATCAAAC ATGATGAAGACGACGATGACGATGAAGAAGAAGCACCAGAGGTCAGGGTGCCGACCTCAGCCAATCAGCcgcctcctctgtctcctgttcAGCCTGCAGGTCTTCAACtcacagccccgccccctcagaGGCCCTCAGAGACTCCGCCCACTATGACATCACAGTCAAAAAACCCAACCCCATCAACCAGccaggccccgccccctcagaGGCCCTCAGAGACTCCGCCCACCATGACATCACAGTCAAAAAACCCAACCCCATCAACCAGccaggccccgccccctcagaGGCCCTCAGAGACTCCGCCCACTATGACATCACAGTCAAAAAACCCAACCCCATCAACCAGccaggccccgccccctctgccCAACCCCTCAGCAAGCCCCGCCTCTCAG tctgATCAGCAGAACGAGTCGGAGGACAGAGATGGACCCAAACATGTCTTCTCCTTCAGCTGGCTCAACCAGAAGTAA